Proteins encoded together in one Pseudobacteroides sp. window:
- a CDS encoding response regulator: MIKRVLLVDDSPMIHNLLRKTLEKNGYEVCGDAKNGSEGVEMYMSLMPDLVFMDVTMPIMDGIEAAKKIKEKHGSAKIIMLTAMGDEEIMTQAKEAGVDIFLKKPFDDYKIVSAIAKIE; this comes from the coding sequence ATGATAAAAAGGGTTCTTTTGGTGGATGATTCGCCCATGATCCATAATCTATTGAGAAAGACTCTTGAAAAGAATGGATATGAGGTTTGCGGCGATGCCAAAAACGGTAGTGAAGGTGTTGAAATGTATATGAGCCTCATGCCTGATCTTGTTTTTATGGATGTAACAATGCCCATAATGGATGGGATTGAAGCTGCAAAAAAGATTAAGGAGAAGCATGGTTCAGCTAAAATTATCATGCTGACAGCCATGGGCGATGAGGAAATAATGACACAGGCCAAGGAGGCAGGTGTAGATATATTTTTGAAAAAGCCATTTGATGATTATAAAATTGTAAGTGCCATAGCAAAGATTGAGTAA
- a CDS encoding fused response regulator/phosphatase, producing the protein MSRKILVVDDMTANRKIIKAALAKAIENIETVEAEDGYKAIEVIKQGGISVVILDIMMPGIDGLDVLAAIKSDKRTCNIPVIMCSALYETGSLEKALKLGALDYFTKPLTEEQMKISLPLKIKNALEHFDNKNELVMFYEHIKDEMHLAEQIQKALITEHAYFPQGEIWGKYIPCEEVGGDMFCIKQVGEKLWFMIADISGHGISAAMISNMINIIFMTTVESCHMPDQLAKKINNTLFEVFGGSKFVLTSAFIGFMDKNSIIYVNSGHPYPVLYNFGQNKVESLSANGFLLGVLEDCGFQNVERKIGKGDAILLYTDGLFDKGMNSEFAAWDSVYEYCKNNIEHFGKGKEQLLSSLIDFFSNKGGKSFIDDVAVLIVEKT; encoded by the coding sequence ATGAGTAGAAAAATACTTGTTGTTGATGATATGACTGCCAACAGAAAAATCATCAAAGCAGCCCTGGCAAAAGCAATTGAAAATATTGAAACAGTTGAAGCGGAGGATGGGTATAAGGCCATTGAGGTAATAAAACAGGGTGGCATAAGTGTTGTTATACTTGATATAATGATGCCGGGTATTGATGGATTAGATGTCCTGGCAGCTATTAAGAGTGATAAAAGGACTTGCAACATACCCGTTATTATGTGCTCTGCTTTGTATGAAACAGGCAGCCTGGAAAAGGCTCTCAAGTTAGGTGCATTGGACTATTTTACCAAGCCCCTTACAGAAGAGCAAATGAAAATAAGCCTTCCATTAAAAATAAAGAATGCACTGGAGCATTTTGACAACAAAAATGAGCTGGTCATGTTCTATGAGCACATAAAGGACGAAATGCATTTGGCGGAACAGATTCAGAAGGCTCTTATAACAGAGCATGCATACTTTCCACAAGGGGAGATATGGGGGAAGTATATACCCTGTGAAGAAGTTGGCGGAGATATGTTCTGTATAAAGCAGGTTGGAGAAAAGCTTTGGTTTATGATTGCAGATATATCGGGGCATGGAATATCTGCTGCAATGATATCAAACATGATCAATATTATATTTATGACCACTGTTGAATCATGCCATATGCCGGATCAGCTTGCAAAAAAAATTAACAATACTCTATTTGAAGTGTTTGGAGGCTCCAAATTTGTTTTGACATCAGCCTTTATTGGCTTTATGGATAAAAACAGCATTATTTATGTTAATTCAGGCCATCCATATCCTGTGCTGTATAATTTCGGTCAAAATAAGGTGGAATCCCTATCGGCAAACGGTTTCTTGCTTGGAGTCCTGGAAGACTGCGGCTTTCAAAATGTTGAAAGAAAAATAGGAAAAGGTGATGCAATACTGCTTTATACCGATGGGCTTTTTGACAAGGGAATGAATAGTGAATTTGCTGCATGGGATAGTGTTTATGAATACTGCAAAAATAATATAGAACACTTTGGAAAAGGCAAAGAGCAATTGCTAAGCAGCCTTATAGACTTTTTTTCCAATAAGGGAGGTAAATCCTTTATTGATGATGTTGCAGTACTCATAGTTGAAAAAACATAA